In Toxoplasma gondii ME49 unplaced genomic scaffold asmbl.1813, whole genome shotgun sequence, the DNA window GAGACGCTATTCACTTTCTGAGCACGCCCACACAAACGCACGGGCGTAGGCGGGGCACAACCAGACATTTCATGAGTTGGTCGTCGACTGTGCAGTGGCCGCGCCGCATGAAGTCACGGGTGTGCTTTCATCACGTCGGCAATTGTGTCCTGAGCATGCGACGTGACATCCTCGTCGGTACTCAGATGTATTGCTGTTTTCAcgtttcctgtctgcgtTGAAAAGCGGAATTACTATGGTTCGTGTGCGTAGGTCCAGCGTGAGGCGCTaatatgtgtgtttgtgctcTCATGGGTCCTGATGCGGCCGCCGGGTCTGAGCCAGGCGCTGCCTCTGTGCACTCAACATGCACCATGCAGACGCTCGCTCTGGTGCTCTGTACCGCATCGTCCAACGTCGCGACGACCTGAACCTGTCGCTGACCGCTGGAGCGACGTGGGTCTCCCGATTCCCTCACGCGGTTGTTGTGAAATGTGTGGGGGAGGTGGGTGAGGGGCAACAATCGCTGTCAGGTTGGATTGTTCTCAGATCTGTCCACCGTGGTCAGAGTGGATGCAGCAGGTGTGGACGAGCTGTGGtggagactgagaagcggTGCGGAGCCGTGTCGGGCGCGGTCCCTATTGGGTGCGCCACGGGGGAGCCTGCAGGCGATGGCACAACACGGCACTTGCGGTCCATCACGACTTCTGAGTCAACGGTTGCGATCGCCTGATAAAACTCCCCGGCCGTATTGAGTCGTGGCGTTCGCGgacaggcggtaggcaacGAGTGGAGGAGGGTGCGTGGCGGGCTGCAGTGTGGTGGAGGTAGGGCGCAGAGAATGGAGTCGTCCCAGGACTCGCAGGAGTCCTCATCGGGGCCGGACCACACGTCGTTGATCGGGAGTCGTTGTAGCGGCGGTCAGGGTGTGGGATTGGTGTGTTAGGCAGATAAGTGTTGAGTCGGACAACTGTTGAGTTGTAGAACGAGAGTAATTCAGCGGTGCACCGAGGGCAGGCAGATACCGCCGATGTGGActgcgtgtggcggcccgGCTTCGCGTCTCACTGTTGTAGCGTCTCGCCAACtgcgggagacagcgaatgATTGAGGCAATCATTGATGGTGGCTGCTGGATTCCCGGACGGGACTGTGATGCTTGAAGGCGTCGTCGCTGTGGTTGCGAGTGGTGGTGGAATCGCCAGGCTCGTAATCCGGGAGGACGTGCTCCGTTCGGTGAAGGGCTCATGTGGTGAGCGCGCGGAGAAGACCCACACGTTGGCGGGGTCAGCCGGTGGTCTGACTGGTACTGCGTTGTCGTTCGTTTGCAGCTGTCGCAAGTAGGGAGCGATCCCGGTGTATGGAGGGAGGCGTTGTGTACCGTTTGATCTCGGTGGCTGTACCACCACGAACGGAAGCACCCCCCATGTCTGATGTTGCCATTCTTGTTTAGAGTATGAGTGGCGTACACCGCGCCACCGTGATGCTGATTGTCTACATGGCAATTGTACTCGGGTGGTGGGGAGAGAATGGTGGTGTGCGTATTTCGTCTGCGAGACCATTCTGAGGCCGTCGCCAAGCAGGCTTTGAGGATCGTTGTTGGACTTTGATGTGGCATTGTCTTTCAGCTTGAGACGGTATGTCGACGCACGTTGACGACGCGTCCTAATGACGTACACGGTCGTCAGAGACGATATGCACCTTCGAACCACAATCCAATGGCACGGCGTTAGGCCCGGGCACAACCAGACATTTCACGAGTTGGTCGTCGACTGTGCAGTGGCCGCGCCGCATGAAGTCACGGGTGTGCTTTCATCACGTCGGCAACTGTGTCCTGAGCATGCGACGTGACATCCTCGTCGGTACTCAGATGTATTGCTGTTTTCAcgtttcctgtctgcgtTGAAAAGCGGAATTACTATGGTTCGTGCGCGTATCAATGCTCTAGTATTATCATGTGTTGTGTGAAATGTGTCGCAGAATGTCGGCGTGACAATGCATAATTTGAAGTTGATGTTGGGTCCAGCGTGAGGCGCTaatatgtgtgtttgtgctcTCATGGGTCCTGATGCGGCCGCCGGGTCTGAGCCAGGCGCTGCCTCTGTGCACTCAACATGCACCATGCAGACGCTCGCTCTGGTGCTCTGTACCGCAACGTCCAACGTCGCGACGACCTGAACCTGTCGCTGACCGCTGGAGCGACGTGGGTCTCCCGATTCCCTCACGCGGTTGTTGTGAAATGTGTGGGGGAGGTGGGTGAGGGGCAACAATCGCTGTCAGGTTGGATTGTTCTCAGATCTGTCCACCGTGGTCAGAGTGGATGCAGCAGGTGTGGACGAGCTGTGGtggagactgagaagcggTGCGGAGCCGTGTCGGGCGCGGTCCCTATTGGGTGCGCCACGGGGGAGCCTGCAGGCGATGGCACAACACGGCACTTGCGGTCCATCACGACTTCTGAGTCAACGGTTGCGATCGCCTGATAAAACTCCCCGGTCGTGCTGAGTCGTGGCGTTCGTGGACAGACGGTAGGCAACGAGTGGAGGAGGGTGCGTGGCGGGCTGCAGTGTGGTGGAGGTAGGGCGGAGAGAATGGAGTCGTCCCAGGACTCGCCGGAGTCCTCATCGGGGCCGGACCACATGTCGTTGATCGGGAGTCGTTGTAGCGGCGGTCAGGGTGTGGGATTGGTGTGTTAGGCAGACAAGTGTTGAGTCGGACAACTGTTGAGTCGTAGAACGGGAGTATTTCAGCGGTGCACTGAGGGCGGGCAAACACTGCCGGCGCGGACTGCGTGAGGCGGTCCGGCTTCGCGTCTCGCCAGTtgggggagacagcgaatgGTTGAGGCAATCATTGATGGTGGCCGCTGGATTCCCGGACGGGACTGTGATGCTTGAAGGCGTCGTCGCTGTGGTTGCGAGTGGTGGTGGAATCGCCAGGCTCGTAATCCGGGAGGACGTGCTCCGTTCGGTGAAGGGCTCATGTGGTGAGCGCGCGGAGAAGACCCACACATCGGCGGTGTCAGCCGGTGGTCTGACGGGTACTGCGTTATGATTCGTTTGCAGCTGTCGCAAGTAGGGAGCGATCCCGGTGTATGGAGGGAGGCGTTGTGTACCGTTTGATCTCGATGGCTGTCCCACCGCGAGCGGACGCCATGTCCGCTGTTGTCATTCTTGTATAAAAAATGAGTCGCGCACACCGCGCTACCACTGGTCTCATTCTCTGCCTGTTGATAAGACTTGGATGGGGGAAAGCGACGAGCGGGGTGCGCAGCTGGTCGAACGAGAGCGTGCTGCGGCAGTCGCGTGCAACGTTCCGTTGATGCGTTCAATTTCCGTTTCGCCTTGACACTGTTCTGCAGCTTGAGGCGGTACACACAACCAGCTTGCAAGCCTGTCCTAATGCCGCACAGAGTCTTAGGAAACGAGATTCACTTGCTGAAAAAAATAATAAAATGGCACGGCGTTAGGCCCGGGCACAACAAGGCATTTCATGAGTTGGTCGTCGACTGTGCAGTGGCCGCGCCGCATGAAGTCACGGGTGTGCTTTCATCTCGTCGGCAACTGTGTCCTGAGCATGCGACATGGCATCCTCGTCGGTACTCAGATGTATTGCTGTTTTCAcgtttcctgtctgcgtTGAAAAGCGGAATTACTATGGTTCGTGTGCGTATCAATGCTCTAGTATTATCATGTGCTGTATGAAATGTATCGCAGAATGTCGGCGTGACAATGCATAATTTGAAGTTGATGTTGGGTCCAGCGTGAGGCGCTaatatgtgtgtttgtgctcTCATGGGTCCTGATGCGGCCGCCGGGTCTGAGCCAGGCGCTGCCTCTGTGCACTCAACATGCACCATGCAGACGCTCGCTCTGGTGCTCTGTACCGCAACGTCCAACGTCGCGACGACCTGAACCTGTCGCTGGCCGCTGGAGCGACGTGGGTCTCCCGATTCCCTCACGCGGTTGTTGCGAAATGTGTGGGGGAGGTGGGTGAGGGGCAACAATCGCTGTCAGGTTGGATTGTTCTCAGATCTGTCCACCGTGGTCAGAGTGGATGCAGCAGGTGTGGACGAGCTGTGGtggagactgagaagcggTGCGGAGCCGTGTCGGGCGCGGTCCCTATTGGGTGCGCCACGGGGGAGCCTGCAGGCGATGGCACAACACGGCACTTGCGGTCCATCACGACTTCTGAGTCAACGGTTGCGATCGCCTGATAAACCTCCTCGGTCGTGCTGAGTCGTGGCGTTCGCGgacaggcggtaggcaacGAGTGGAGGAGGGTGCGTGGCGGGCTGCAGTGTGGTGGAGGTAGGGCGGAGAGAATGGAGTCGTCCCAGGACTCGCCGGAGTCCTCATCGGGGCCGGACCACACGTCGTTGATCGGGAGTCGTTGTAGCGGCGGTCAGGGTGTGGGATTGGTGTGTTAGGCAGACAAGTGTTGAGCCGGACAACTGTTGAGTCATAGAACGAGAGTAATTCAGCGGTGCACTGAGGGCAGGCAAAGACCGTCGACGTGGActgcgtgtggcggcccgGCTTCGCGTCTCACTGTTGTAGCATCTTGCCAGCTGGGGGAGACAGTGAATGGTTGAGGCAATCATTGATGGTGACTGCTGGATTCCCGGACGGGACTGTGATGCTTGAAGGCGTCGTCGGTGTGGTTGCGAGTGGTGGTGGAATCGCCAGGCTCGTAATCCGGGAGGACGCACTCATTCGGTGGAGGGCGCACGTGGTGAGCGCGCGGAGAAGCACACCCGTTCGTTGTGCACTGTTTGTCGAAACGGGTACTGGGACGCTGTTTCAGGATGCGAGAGTGAGTCTGACGCCAGTGGTATCGGATTGCGACTCCTCAGTTTCAACAGAACTGTAGTTTATCGGAATCGGAGGAGTGAGTAGTGCAAGCCACCCTGCGATAGCGGTCACCGGCTAGCTGTACGTACAAGTAAAGCGGTTGGCAGCGTTCCAGCTCTGATCAGTGGAAGGGCGCTTGGACAATCGCTTGCAATGGTCCGCCGATTCGGTATCGCTGTAACAAATGACGATTCCGCAGAGTGTGCTGGTACGCAAGTTCAGGGCACTGCCGTGCTCAAGTGGTCAACCTAGTACTACGAAACAAGTTTTAACGTTTGCTTGTGTATATTTCATGAGATGTTTAGTTCGATGATGATCAGGCAACGAGACATGCCATGAACTGGTCTTCCGCATGGCAGCGACCCTGACGCAAGAATCAATATTGTGGATTTCCTCGAAATGGCGAGGCATTTTTGAAGGTATGGCGTACTATTCTCGTCAAGACTGACGTTTGTTGTCAGTGGCTGTTTTTTCGTAGAATGGTGGCTCTGCCTCTACCATATGCATATTGCGCTGCAAGCAACGAGTGCTGTATGGTACGTGAAGGGGAATGGTGCTGCTTTCTACCATCATTTGTGGTGATTGTTTACTGTGACAAAAGGATGCATTTTCTGTGAACGTGTTCTCGTGCAGAATGTGAAACAGTGGAATCGTGTCAGGCACGTTGTGTATGATTGAACTATGGGGGCACTTGCAATTGTGGGCCACGGCATTGCTCCTTGACCATGACTCCTGGCTCGTACGCTGGAGTTGCTTAACGTAGTCACATTTCTCCAGTCCGATACCCGAATGTGGCAGAAGGCTGCAGGCAGCTGTTGGTGGACTCGATGAAGTAGTGGCACGTTTTGTGTGGGATCGATGGCGAGAATTCGTGTGTTGCGCGAGTACTTCGTATGGAACTGAGGAGGCAAGGCAGTGAATTAGCACTCGCTGCAGCGGCGATCAGGGCCTGGGATCCGCATGCTTGTTTGACGTGTGCTAGACCACAGAACAAGGGTTATTCAGCGGTGCAGTGAGAACATCCAAACGCCGCCCAGGTGCACTGCGTGTGGCGGTCAGGATTCGCGCCTCATCTGCCGTACCGTCTGGCCAGCCGGGGAGGACGGCGAATGCATGCGGAAACAATTGGAGGTAGGCGCCGGACCTCCTGACGAGACTGTGATGCTCGACagcttcgtcgtctttgtTGCAAGTGCTGCTGGCTTCATTTGGCTTGTAACCTGTGAGGACGCTGTCAGTTCAGTGAATGGCTTCCGTGATGGTCATGTCGGAAAGCATGCGTCGCTGGTGTCAGGTGTTGGTCTGACGGTATTGCGCTATGTGTCGTCGGCAGCAAAACAAAGGGGATGGCGGCGCGGCGGCAAGCGAAATATATTGCTGCGAATGTAAGGGTGCCGATGACGCAGCGCTTTGTCTCAGCCGGTCAAGCCGCACTAGCGTGCGACCCGTCCACTTCAAGTTGATGATAGTCACGTGGACTTAAGAATGGGGTGCACTACCGAGCCGAAGAACAGTGGGCAGGCATTGGCAGCAACGTTCAGCCACTTTGTTTTTCGTAAAGCGGTGCCACAACTCTGCAGTATAGTGCGGTACGCAAAACCAGGATGCTAACACAGTCGTAGCCGAAAGAGGTTCCAGGAGGCGCTACGCAATCTTTGACGCTCACGCAGAAGGTACAGGGTTACCCATTCCACAATTAAACATGTCAAGAATTGGTTCACGAATCATCAGTGACCGTGAAACATGAATGGACGCCTTCATTTTCGCTGAAAGCGTGAGTTCATTCTGAGCGCGATGTAGCATTTCTGTCAGTAACTGCGTGAACTGTCATTTTGTGTTTGTGCGCTGAATAGCGGGGTCACCGGTACCATATGAGCAGTGCGCTGCCTCTAGCGAGTGTTATGCACAAGGTGGAGCATAAAAACGGCACGTGGTATTGCTTGTTGTGCATGATTCCGGTGGCGTATTTAGACGTGCGTATTTAGGCACTAAGCcattttcgtctcttcgtggCCGAGACGGAGCCGCGTCTCGATTCGATCTGTTTGGGCGCTGATACTACTTGCACCGATACATGCCAAAGCGTTCAGAGTTGTGTGCGTATGGCCGTGTCGTTCGCCTATCGCAGCACGTTACTTCCGAATGCCTGTGTTGGTCGTTGAGCTGTGCCTGTCGCTGTAACTGCAGTGCCTGTTGGGTTGTATTCTCGTAGGTCGGTCAATCCCGGCTTCTAAGTGTAAGCGTGGACGTTCAGTATCGGCGGCTGAGCCGTAGCCGGATCACATCAGGTGCGTGCGCTAATGGCTGTGCCACGTGGGCCCCGGCGATGGTGGAACATGGCACTGGCGCTTCTCAGTTGCTGCGGTCGCCTAACATAACTGTCCGGCCACGTCAAAACGTTTGGTTCTCAAAAAGACGGTAGGCAACGAGTGGCGGTTGGTGCACGGCGGGCTCCAGTGTGGGTGAGGCAGAATGCACATGATAAGGGCTTTGCTCATGTAGTCGCCAGTGGCGGGAGCTGACGAAGAAGTTGATCAGGAGCTGTTGTAATCGTGGCCTAGTTATGGGGCTTGCGTAGCGTGCGTCGGCTTGTGGAAAGACAGACATTCAAAAGCGCCATGCGGTCGTCGGGAAACCTCTAATGTGTACTTCTTCTGGCAGTGAGGCCTCGCGTTTCATCTGGTGTATCGACTGGCGAGCTGAGGGGAACAGCGAATGTATGAGGCAACACTTGAGGGTGAATGCTGTATCCCCAGACGAGAGGGTGATGCATGAaggcgtcgtctctctggtTGCCAGTGGTGCTGGAATCGCCAGCCTCGTGATCCATGAGAACGCATTCGGTTCGGTTAATGACTCATGTGGTGATCGCACCGAGACGCACGTGTTGATGGGGTCCATTGTTGGTCTGAACGGTACCGCGGTCTGGTTCGCTTTCAGAAAGAGGGAGTACGGGTGATGGGGTGCATGAAGTGATATGACAACTGCTCAGATCTCCCTTGTATCAGTACTCGAGTAGAGGGAGGGCAAATGCATGTCATTTGCCGTTTATCAAGAGGTTGAGGATGCCGGAATACACCTTTGCTTACCACGTAGACGATGATGAAAGTGACGCAGTCTGGAATGCGAGGAAGGTGCGCAGCTGGTCACGCGAAACGCCGCTAAGACAATGATGCGCAGTGTTCCGCTGACTATTTCTCCGAATGGTTGCGTCACGGCTCTGCAGTACAAGACGGTACGCGAAACCATGTTGCTGGCGCACCTAGATGATCTACACAGTTGCAGGAGGTGACGCCCAACTGTCTGTACACAAACAGAGGACCCAGCGTCAGCTTGAGCACGACCGGGCATTTCGTGAGTTGGTCCTCGACTGGGCAATGGCCGCGTCGCTTGAAGACACGGTTGTGTTTTCATCGAATCGACAACTCCGTTATGAGCAATATACATAACTCGTTCGTCAGTAATCAGGTGTATTTTCTGGTGCCAgtttcggcttcttcgctgaAGAGCGGAGTCACTGCTACCGAATGATCAGTGTGCTCTTAGTCGCGAGTACTGTGTAACATATGTTTTTTGTATATCTGTCGTGGATGAGCCAGGGCGATGGCTCTACTATTTCGGCCGGAGCCGTGTCGATTTTCGCTGCAGCACCATTTGCTGGAAACTTGCCGTTGCGAAGGCACGGCGTCACCACCTGCCTCCCGAAGGAAGTGTCTCTCAATCGCATCCTGTTGTCGTTGCCCCGCGTACGTCGCCGGAACTGCAACGCCTCTTGGGTCGGATTGCCCGTGGACCCGGCCACCCCTGCTAATGGATGCAGGAGGTGTGAAAATGTTCTGTTGGAAACTGAAGAACAATGGCAGCCGCGTACCCAAACTCCATGATCATTGAGGTATGTTGGCTTGTGAGGCGGAAGAGGTACAAGGGATTGTCCGATTGTCACGTGTCATAACGCCAACCTTCTGAGTTGCCTTAACTATGTCTGGACATATCGATTCTGTGTGTTCGCGGAAAGATGGTAAGCAAAGCCTGGAGCACCGAGCATGTTGGGAGCCAGCGGGGCGAGGCCGGCGAGCCGATCGCGAGGGCGCCGCGCCCATTTACGGGACGTGTGCTGGACTGTGGTATGTGTGCTATTCCAAGCCGCAATGCTGCTAACGGTGACGCGTTAAAGTGGAGTGCGTCTTGCGTGCGATCTGGatgttcttttttctggcgTATTCGGCAACGGGGAGGTATGTCGACATAGCATGCTGGGGGCAGCCGTCGCGGGTGTCGGCTGAAGGTTCAGTGGCGACGGCGGTGCAGGACGGTGTCGTTGCCTTGGTTCCAGTTGTTGCTGGATCCACAACGCCGGTGATCCATGGGATCGCGTGTAGCACATGGCTCAGTCTGCTGGAGCGCACGGCGTTGTGATTCATTTTCAGATAGAAGGAGTAAGGACGATTTCACGCGTGGCGGCGTAGGACGTCGAATCGGCTCGCTCGTATCAATGCACAAGTGGAAAAAGGTTGGATGTATATTGGCACTTGTCACGAGAAGcggcggaggaggcgacagTAGCCTGCCCCTTTTCGTGTAGCTGTAGACAACAATAACGTGTTGGGAATGGACAAGGCCGCGCAGATGGTTGGACGACAGGGCGCTGGGGTACTAGCCATGAACACTCCACCGAGTCGATCTCGGTTTCGCTGCGGCATAATTTTGCAGCACGATGCAGTACGCATAGCCAGGTTGCAAGCGCGTCCTAATGCCGTACAGAGTCGTAGGAAACGAGATTCACCTTCTGAACGCAATCAAATGGCACGGCGCTAGACCGGGCACAACAAGGCATTTCATGAATTGGTCGTCGACTGTAGAATGGCCGCGCCGCATGAACTCACCGGAGTGTTTTCATCATCTTGGCAACTGTGTCCTGGGCATGCGACGTAGCATCCTTGTCGTTACTCAGATGCATTTCTGTCGTCAGGTCCTCCGGCGGCATTGAAGAGAGGGAGTTTCTTTTCCCGTATGCCTGTTCTCCATTGGAATTACGTGCTAGATAGATGGGGTGGAACAGTGATACGTCATCGTATTGTTTGCCTTCTAACGCATTGGAATAAGGCGAGAGattgtctgcgtctgctaTCCGCGAGGCTTTTTTCGTGTGTCATGCATGGACCACGCcagcgtctttcttctttcgacgTGAGCCTTGCGGCTTCTTCATCCAGGTCTATCCGCGGGCAAGCGGAGTGTTGCTAGTTCGTGGCCTCGTCACCAGTTTACCGACGGTTCTGTCTCGCGATCCCCTCCCCGAGCTAGTAGAGCTGTGTGTTGGCGGATCAGCAGTGTCAGTTACACCGGGTTACCCGTAGATCTTCCACCTCGTCGTCAGAATGGATGCAGAAGGCGTGGACGTGGACTTTTGAAGACTGACAAGCGGCGGGAGCGTGTCAGGCGCATTACTGTGGCTGTGCAACGTGGGTCCCTGAAGGCGACGGTGAAACACCGGACTGGGCAATCATCACATCTTATACAACTCTGCATTGGTGTTAGCTGGCACATGCATTGAATCCGGCCGATCCTGGGGATGTGCTTAAAGGTCGTAGGCAATGAGTGGGGACTGAGCATGGTTGGGACCATTGTGGTGGAGGCGGGCTGGAATTGATGAGGACTTTGCTCAACCATTCGGCAGTGGT includes these proteins:
- a CDS encoding hypothetical protein (encoded by transcript TGME49_279560) codes for the protein MHHADARSGALYRNVQRRDDLNLSLAAGATWVSRFPHAVVAKCVGEVGEGQQSLSGWIVLRSVHRGQSGCSRCGRAVVETEKRCGAVSGAVPIGCATGEPAGDGTTRHLRSITTSESTVAIA